The proteins below are encoded in one region of Mycobacterium shinjukuense:
- the lpqN gene encoding envelope biogenesis lipoprotein LpqN, which yields MKHFTAAVATAALSLALVGCGSDTKTENKTTTTTTTTTASATTSATTSAPATGANYTIADYIRDSQITATPVHHGDPGSPTINLPVPAGWNLLPESSGAPYGGIVYAQPSDPNDPPTIVALVSKLSGDVDPAKILQYAPGELKNLPGYEGSNDGKASTLGGFQAWQLGGSYTKNGKLRTVAQKTVVITGPNGLFVLQLDADALDADTGLLLDATAVIDEQTTITP from the coding sequence ATGAAGCACTTCACGGCGGCTGTGGCGACCGCGGCGCTGAGCCTGGCCCTGGTTGGCTGCGGCTCGGACACCAAGACCGAGAACAAGACGACAACGACAACGACAACCACGACGGCATCGGCGACGACATCTGCGACCACCTCGGCACCCGCGACGGGCGCCAACTACACCATCGCCGACTACATCAGGGACAGTCAGATTACGGCGACCCCCGTGCATCACGGCGATCCCGGCTCCCCGACCATCAACCTGCCGGTGCCCGCGGGGTGGAACCTGCTTCCCGAAAGCTCCGGCGCGCCCTACGGCGGCATCGTGTACGCCCAACCCTCGGACCCCAACGATCCCCCCACCATCGTTGCGCTCGTCTCCAAGCTCAGCGGTGACGTCGACCCGGCGAAGATCCTGCAATACGCCCCCGGGGAGTTGAAGAACCTGCCCGGATACGAAGGCAGCAATGACGGGAAGGCGTCCACCCTGGGCGGCTTCCAGGCCTGGCAGCTCGGCGGCTCATACACCAAAAACGGCAAGCTGCGGACCGTCGCGCAGAAGACGGTGGTGATCACCGGCCCGAACGGCCTATTCGTGCTGCAGCTCGACGCCGACGCCCTCGACGCCGACACCGGCCTTTTGCTGGACGCCACCGCCGTCATCGACGAGCAGACCACCATCACCCCCTGA
- a CDS encoding GH92 family glycosyl hydrolase produces the protein MRSPRSLRTIAALVAAVGLFVPLIAGSPTAYDGEPALVANPVDHVDTLIATGTGGDIVGEINNFPGASVPFGMVQYSPDTVGNYAGYDHTNPHATGFSMTHASAGCAAFGDISMLPTTSPVGSRPWLAWERIAHDDTEIGVPGYYAVRFPETGVNAELTATTRTGVGRFSYPRNGTTALVFVRSGASLAGNYAASLQIGQDNTTITGSATSGGFCGKANLYTVYFAMKFSQPFTTYGTWDGYSVYAGARLANSIYSGGYVAFPAGSALEVRTAISYVSVDGALANLAAEGTESFDSVRAAAAMQWNAALSRIAVAGRGPGQVSTFYTCLYRSLLHPNTFNDADGRYVGFDGLIHTVAPGHTQYANFSDWDTYRSLAPLQALLFPERASDMAQSLVNDAEQSGALPRWALANAATGQMSGDSVVPLIVNLYAFGAKEFDANTALRYMVNAATRGGAGLNGYVERPGIATYLALGYAPQQAEFHADGRIAGASITLEWSVDDFAISRLADALGDTETAAEFQRRAQYWQNLFNPTTGYISPRSPTGFFRYGPGFVETPMAFGQDGFDEGNAEQYVWWVPHNVAGLVTALGGRKASADRLDRFTKKLNTGPSAPHLWIGNEPGFAVPWLYNYIGQPWKTQLTVDRVRALFGPTPDGAPGNDDLGAMSSWYVWAALGMYPSTPGTAILTVNTPLFDRVVIALPAGKFIRIMAPGASGPNRMKHISGLRINGHPTDKTFLPESIIRTGGDVMFALSAIPDQTWGTDRSSAPPSFGAGSSAVTTNVAQPIVIIPPGTTRTVKLDAQRMIDGVDDYTITGTASNDGIAVPSVSGRFDATGSATVDVAISVARSVPDEYYLVQLTTAVGASSSRSMVLVVVTAAQYE, from the coding sequence ATGCGATCACCAAGGTCGCTGCGGACCATCGCCGCACTCGTCGCGGCGGTGGGCCTCTTCGTGCCGTTGATCGCCGGTTCGCCCACGGCTTACGACGGTGAACCCGCGTTGGTGGCCAATCCCGTCGACCATGTCGACACCCTGATCGCCACCGGAACCGGGGGCGACATTGTCGGAGAAATCAACAACTTCCCGGGCGCCTCCGTGCCGTTCGGCATGGTGCAGTACTCGCCGGACACCGTCGGCAACTATGCCGGTTACGACCACACGAACCCGCACGCCACCGGCTTCAGCATGACCCACGCATCGGCGGGTTGCGCTGCGTTCGGGGACATTTCGATGCTGCCGACCACCTCCCCGGTAGGCTCCCGGCCGTGGCTTGCGTGGGAGCGAATCGCCCACGACGACACCGAGATTGGCGTTCCGGGCTATTACGCGGTGCGGTTCCCCGAAACCGGAGTGAACGCCGAGCTCACCGCCACCACGCGCACCGGCGTGGGCCGGTTCAGCTATCCGCGCAACGGGACGACCGCCCTGGTTTTTGTGCGTTCCGGCGCGTCGCTCGCGGGCAACTACGCGGCCAGCCTGCAGATCGGCCAGGACAACACGACGATCACCGGATCCGCGACCAGCGGTGGGTTCTGTGGCAAGGCAAACCTCTACACGGTGTACTTTGCCATGAAGTTCAGCCAACCGTTCACGACCTACGGCACCTGGGACGGCTACTCGGTATACGCCGGTGCCCGCCTGGCGAATTCGATCTACAGCGGCGGATACGTGGCGTTTCCGGCCGGCTCGGCGCTCGAGGTACGAACCGCGATCTCCTACGTGAGTGTCGACGGTGCGCTGGCGAACCTGGCCGCCGAGGGTACCGAGAGCTTCGACTCGGTTCGCGCGGCCGCGGCCATGCAGTGGAACGCCGCGCTCTCGCGCATCGCGGTCGCCGGCAGGGGCCCCGGCCAGGTGTCGACCTTTTATACCTGTCTGTACCGGTCACTGCTGCACCCCAACACCTTCAACGACGCCGATGGCCGCTACGTCGGATTCGACGGCCTCATCCACACCGTGGCTCCCGGGCATACGCAGTACGCCAACTTCTCCGATTGGGACACCTACCGCAGCCTTGCCCCGTTGCAGGCCTTGCTTTTCCCCGAGCGAGCCAGCGACATGGCTCAATCCCTGGTGAACGACGCCGAGCAAAGCGGCGCGCTGCCGCGTTGGGCGCTCGCCAACGCCGCGACCGGCCAGATGAGTGGGGACAGCGTGGTCCCGCTCATCGTGAACCTCTACGCGTTCGGCGCCAAGGAGTTCGACGCCAACACGGCGCTGCGCTACATGGTCAACGCGGCAACCCGCGGCGGCGCCGGGCTCAACGGCTACGTGGAGCGGCCGGGAATCGCCACCTACCTGGCGTTGGGCTATGCACCGCAACAGGCGGAGTTTCACGCCGACGGCCGGATCGCCGGCGCGTCGATCACGCTGGAGTGGTCGGTCGACGACTTCGCGATCTCGCGCTTGGCCGATGCGCTCGGCGACACCGAGACCGCCGCCGAATTTCAGCGCCGCGCCCAGTACTGGCAGAACCTGTTCAACCCCACTACTGGCTATATCTCGCCGCGCAGCCCGACCGGATTCTTCCGATACGGTCCTGGGTTCGTCGAGACGCCGATGGCTTTCGGTCAGGACGGATTCGACGAGGGCAATGCCGAGCAATATGTCTGGTGGGTGCCGCACAACGTCGCCGGCTTGGTGACCGCTCTCGGTGGCCGCAAGGCCTCCGCCGACCGGCTCGACCGATTCACCAAGAAACTCAACACCGGCCCCAGTGCGCCTCACCTGTGGATCGGCAACGAGCCGGGTTTCGCGGTGCCGTGGCTGTACAACTATATCGGCCAACCGTGGAAGACGCAGCTGACGGTGGACCGGGTGCGGGCGCTGTTTGGTCCCACGCCCGACGGCGCGCCCGGCAACGACGACCTCGGCGCGATGTCCAGCTGGTACGTGTGGGCCGCCCTCGGCATGTACCCGAGCACTCCGGGAACCGCGATCCTCACGGTGAACACGCCGCTGTTCGATCGCGTCGTGATCGCCCTGCCGGCAGGCAAATTCATCCGGATCATGGCGCCGGGCGCGTCCGGGCCGAACCGGATGAAGCACATCAGCGGCCTGCGCATCAACGGACACCCGACCGACAAGACCTTTTTGCCCGAGTCGATCATCCGCACCGGCGGGGACGTCATGTTCGCGCTCTCGGCCATCCCCGACCAGACCTGGGGCACCGACCGCTCTAGCGCGCCACCGTCATTCGGTGCGGGCAGTTCGGCGGTGACCACCAATGTCGCCCAGCCCATCGTGATAATCCCGCCGGGAACCACGAGAACGGTGAAACTCGATGCGCAACGGATGATCGACGGTGTCGACGACTACACCATTACCGGGACGGCCTCCAACGACGGGATTGCCGTGCCGTCGGTGTCCGGACGGTTTGACGCCACCGGGTCGGCCACGGTGGACGTCGCCATCTCGGTGGCCCGGTCGGTGCCCGACGAGTACTACCTGGTTCAGCTCACCACCGCGGTCGGGGCGAGCAGCAGCAGATCGATGGTGCTCGTCGTGGTGACTGCCGCGCAGTACGAATAG
- a CDS encoding lysylphosphatidylglycerol synthase transmembrane domain-containing protein yields MRVDGREIPVSGSLLQPLNRRTNDIIRLVSAAVFLVLVITSSLITRTRWIALEKSISEIVGVLSPAQSDLVYLAYGLAMLALPFMILIGLIVSRQWKLLGAYAAAAIMAVLPLSISSNRIAAPRWHFDLPDKLTTLPAQFLDDPRWIAMLAAVLTVSGPWLPARWRRWWWALLLAFVPIHLVVSAIVPARSLVGLAVGWFVGAFVVLVVGTPALEVPLDGAVRAMAKRGFVVSRLTVVRPGGPGPLVLSASSTDAGARAAVELYGPHQSSGGALRQLWWKVRLRGPETAPLQPSMRRAVEHRALMAIAIGDVGVANTSTISVAALDRGWTMYAHQPVRGTPLDECAPQTPVAWVWRSLRILYDHQISHGDLRGHEITVDDGTVLFGGFGAAEYGATDAQLQSDVAQLLVTTSALYDAASAVAAAINAFGKDTILTASRRLTKSAVPKRIRDSVPNAKTVIASARAEVMRQTGADQIKPETITRFSRSQLIQLVLIGALVYVAYPFISTVPTFFSELRTANWWWALLGLTVSALTYLGAAGALWASADGLVSFWKLSIMQVANTFAATTTPAGVGGLALSTRFLQKGGLSALRATAAVALQQSVQVIVHIVLLIVFSAVAGVSTDLSHFVPNATVLYLIAGLALGVVGTFLFVPKLRRLLATAVRPRLKEVTRDLVELAGEPKRLALIVLGSAGTTLGAALALWASIEAFGGHTTFVTVTVVTMVGGTLASAAPTPGGVGAVEAALIGGLAAFGVPAAVGVPSVLLYRVLTCWIPVFAGWPVMRWLTNSEMI; encoded by the coding sequence ATGCGAGTTGACGGACGCGAGATCCCCGTGTCCGGCAGCCTGCTGCAACCACTGAATCGGCGCACCAACGACATCATCCGGCTGGTCTCGGCGGCGGTCTTTCTGGTGTTGGTGATCACCAGCTCGCTGATCACCCGCACGCGCTGGATCGCGCTGGAGAAATCCATCTCCGAGATCGTCGGGGTGCTATCGCCCGCACAATCCGATCTGGTGTACCTGGCCTACGGCCTGGCGATGCTGGCGTTGCCGTTCATGATCCTGATCGGCTTGATCGTCTCCCGGCAATGGAAGCTGCTGGGCGCCTATGCGGCCGCCGCGATTATGGCCGTCCTCCCGTTGTCGATCAGCAGCAACCGCATCGCGGCACCCCGATGGCATTTCGACCTCCCGGACAAGCTCACCACGCTGCCCGCGCAGTTCCTCGACGACCCGCGGTGGATCGCGATGCTGGCGGCGGTGCTCACCGTGTCCGGCCCCTGGCTGCCGGCGCGCTGGCGACGCTGGTGGTGGGCGCTGCTGCTGGCGTTCGTGCCGATCCACCTGGTCGTCAGTGCCATCGTCCCGGCGCGCTCGCTGGTGGGGCTGGCGGTGGGGTGGTTCGTCGGCGCCTTCGTCGTCCTGGTCGTCGGCACCCCCGCCCTCGAGGTGCCGCTGGACGGTGCGGTGCGGGCGATGGCCAAACGCGGATTCGTGGTGTCCCGGCTCACGGTGGTCCGGCCGGGCGGCCCCGGGCCGCTCGTGCTGTCGGCGTCATCCACCGATGCCGGCGCCAGGGCGGCCGTCGAATTGTACGGCCCGCACCAAAGCAGCGGGGGCGCACTGCGTCAGCTCTGGTGGAAGGTGCGGCTGCGCGGCCCCGAAACCGCACCGCTGCAGCCTTCCATGCGCCGCGCCGTCGAGCATCGCGCCCTGATGGCCATTGCCATCGGCGATGTGGGCGTCGCCAACACGTCCACGATCTCGGTCGCCGCGCTGGACCGGGGGTGGACGATGTATGCGCACCAACCCGTCCGGGGCACTCCACTCGACGAATGCGCCCCCCAGACGCCGGTTGCCTGGGTTTGGAGATCGCTGCGAATCCTCTACGACCACCAAATCTCCCACGGCGACCTGCGCGGCCATGAGATCACGGTCGATGACGGCACGGTGCTTTTCGGTGGTTTCGGCGCCGCCGAATACGGCGCCACCGATGCCCAGCTGCAATCCGACGTCGCCCAGTTGCTGGTGACGACGTCGGCGTTGTATGACGCGGCGTCCGCGGTGGCCGCGGCCATCAACGCGTTCGGCAAGGACACCATCCTGACCGCCTCCCGCCGGCTCACCAAATCCGCTGTGCCCAAACGAATCCGCGACTCGGTGCCCAACGCGAAGACCGTCATCGCCAGCGCCCGCGCGGAGGTGATGCGACAGACCGGCGCGGATCAGATCAAACCCGAGACGATCACCCGGTTCAGTCGCAGCCAGCTCATTCAGCTGGTGCTGATCGGGGCGCTGGTCTATGTCGCGTATCCATTCATCAGCACCGTTCCCACGTTCTTCTCCGAACTGCGAACCGCGAACTGGTGGTGGGCGCTGCTGGGTCTGACCGTGTCCGCGCTGACGTATCTCGGCGCGGCGGGGGCACTGTGGGCCAGCGCCGACGGACTGGTCAGTTTCTGGAAGCTGTCAATCATGCAGGTGGCCAACACGTTTGCGGCGACGACCACCCCGGCTGGCGTCGGCGGTCTCGCGCTGAGCACCCGGTTCCTGCAGAAGGGCGGTCTGAGCGCGCTGCGGGCCACCGCGGCGGTGGCGCTGCAGCAATCGGTGCAGGTGATCGTTCACATCGTGTTGCTGATCGTCTTCAGCGCCGTCGCGGGGGTGTCGACCGACCTCTCCCATTTCGTGCCGAATGCCACCGTGCTGTACCTGATCGCGGGTCTGGCGCTGGGCGTCGTCGGCACCTTTTTGTTCGTGCCCAAGCTGCGGCGCCTGCTGGCAACGGCAGTGCGGCCCAGGCTCAAGGAGGTAACCCGTGATCTGGTCGAGCTGGCCGGTGAACCAAAACGATTGGCGCTGATCGTGCTTGGCAGCGCCGGCACCACTCTCGGTGCGGCGCTGGCGTTGTGGGCCAGCATCGAAGCCTTCGGTGGCCACACGACGTTCGTCACGGTCACGGTGGTGACCATGGTCGGCGGCACCTTGGCCTCGGCCGCCCCTACCCCCGGCGGCGTGGGCGCAGTGGAGGCCGCGCTGATCGGTGGGCTTGCCGCCTTCGGTGTGCCCGCGGCCGTAGGGGTGCCCTCGGTGTTGCTGTATCGGGTGCTCACCTGCTGGATACCGGTATTCGCCGGCTGGCCGGTGATGCGCTGGCTGACCAACAGCGAGATGATCTGA